A segment of the Gossypium hirsutum isolate 1008001.06 chromosome D10, Gossypium_hirsutum_v2.1, whole genome shotgun sequence genome:
ATAAGCATTAACCTGAGAATCTGTGGAACCCCCACTAAATAGTTGTTGATCAGAGTGTAATAACCCTTTCTGCCCCTGCAAATTCTTGAAATATGCATTGTCAAATGATGTGGAGCTTGTGGTATCCAGTGGGGACAGGCTGTTGTCTCCACCAGTGCTTGGGCAGTTCGCTCTTAACGATGTCGCGAAGGTGGAGTCGATGTTGGTTTCATTGTAGATTCTTGTCCGGAAAGTGGTGCACCTGGCTTGTCCGATGGTGTGAGATCCTGACCAAATTAAACCCATAAATTAACATCATTCATTTCCTCTAATGTTTGCATGAATTTGGTAAGAATATGTTCTTTGATGGTTATACCTGAGAGGGCTACCATTTCTTTAGCAGTGAAACCTTTGTTTGAAAAAGCAGTGATGAGACCACTAAGATTCAAAGTTGGCGCAGGGATGTTGGAATTAGCAGCACTCAAGCTTGCAGTGGTTGAATCTCTTCTACCCAAAAGAACTGTCCAACTAGGCCCTCCAAGCTGGGAAAAAGAAGCATCGAAGCATGAAAACTGAGCTCATTTCTGATTAATTAAATAAGCCTAATCAAGTGAGTTGGAACAGTTTGATTATTATCTCGAATCAAGtcgaaattataaaattaagacTCGATCCAGCTCGGGTTTCATATTTCGAGTTCTAGCTCGAACTATCCTTTCCAGCAGCGAAGAGAACAGAACCGTAAAATAACCAAGATCATTTGACTTACAGCAACAACAGAATCACGAGCAGCAACTGCAACAATATCAGCACAAGAAACAACACCAGGGCACAAACTCTCCACCTGAGATTTGATGGTATCAATAACTTCAAATCCCCTGACTGAATTGCTGTTTGGAACAGCTGTTTTTTCTCCTGTCATATTTGCTGTATCATCCAACAGTATGGATCCATCGCATCCCTGCAATTCATTACATAACAAACTTTTATTTCATACATGATCATGTTAGCTAGATTCTTTAAAACCATTTCCCAGCTTTTGTTTTGTTCAAAGTCAAATACTTTTTTGTCTAAACTATTTACAGATTGTGGATGAATAGTTATTACGAAATACCCTGCGTTCTCTACGTAGCAGAGCTCATAAAGTTTTATGCTTCATTTGTCTGGACCGTTAGAATCATGTTCCTAAACATGAATTTTAAGTTTATGGTGCAATTTGTGTTTGATATACGAGTATCTCCAAATATGTAAAAACATCGGACGCATCTGTAACATCTCTCAAAAGCAAACGTGAAATGATGACGGCATGCAAAAttacaaaagaataaaacaagGGTTTTTTTAATATACtatatttaaatgaataaattattttaactaaaCAATCATGCAGCAAGTTTTTCTAATGTCTCTGACACAGTAAAAAATGATGGCATCTAAAATAGCAATCATATGTTGTGTTGACTGTCGGTCAAGACATTTTTTGTTTTGTATCTTTTGTAGTAGTAATAATAACCGAATTCCagaatataaatttcatcattaCAGACATGCAAATGGAActcattaaaagaaaagaaaagacgaCTTGCATTGACAAAGCAGTCGTGGAAATGAAGACGAAGCAAAGAAGCCCCCATGCGAGCTTCATTGGACACAGCAGAGTTGACTGCTGATTTAATGGTGGCAAGTGCTTTAGGGCATGTTGTTGAATAAAAGGTAGAGGACAACTGTTCAGTGGTCATATTCATAAGAAGAAATAAAACCATTCCTAGGAGGAATCTCAACTTGTTAGAAGGGGAACAAGTTTCGGAAGCCATGGATAACAAATTGGCAACAAATCAAAAAAAGGAATGTATAGCGAAGTAAGGGTTCAAGTATAGAGGTGATTATATAGATGTTGAGGAATTGCTCTATTTATATAGACCTACATGCCTTAGAGGAGGGGGATGAACTGTTTTACAAGTAAAGAATGGGTTAATTTGGGTGACAGCTAAAATCATTGAATAAAAATATCAACTTACAAATCAAGGATCTGTCCTGTTCCTCTACAAACACTATGTAAGAATTAAAGCATATCCGAGCCAATTataatgttttgttttgttttaaaattactttattttttattattatcaaccATGTCTCATttaaatataagaaataaaaaaaaatagcaaaaccGTGTTGTCCCACCACTTCCTTTTTGTTGACCCGTGTTTTCTTGTTGTTTGTACCCCAGAAAAAGCAGATCAAattaaagggttttttttttccagccaataaacatatatatattatgcggGTTGCTAGATTCGATAACAGTAGTTGAAAATCATGTCATGCCGGAGTTTGTATTTTATGATGACAAAACTTGAGCAAATTCTGctcatcaatttgaaacaaaaaattgCTATAACGATTTGTTTTTAGGAAAAGCAGCTCCTCAATGTGGAAATTACAGACTCTGGAGTTGTTAAATTTTCAAGATTGGTGGTGGCGACTGTTTTAATAAGCAGCAAGGGAGA
Coding sequences within it:
- the LOC121222166 gene encoding cationic peroxidase 1; its protein translation is MASETCSPSNKLRFLLGMVLFLLMNMTTEQLSSTFYSTTCPKALATIKSAVNSAVSNEARMGASLLRLHFHDCFVNGCDGSILLDDTANMTGEKTAVPNSNSVRGFEVIDTIKSQVESLCPGVVSCADIVAVAARDSVVALGGPSWTVLLGRRDSTTASLSAANSNIPAPTLNLSGLITAFSNKGFTAKEMVALSGSHTIGQARCTTFRTRIYNETNIDSTFATSLRANCPSTGGDNSLSPLDTTSSTSFDNAYFKNLQGQKGLLHSDQQLFSGGSTDSQVNAYSSNLGSFTTDFANAMVKMGNLSPLTGTSGLIRTNCRKTN